One segment of Synchiropus splendidus isolate RoL2022-P1 chromosome 4, RoL_Sspl_1.0, whole genome shotgun sequence DNA contains the following:
- the mgst1.1 gene encoding microsomal glutathione S-transferase 1.1 produces MMDSEILRAFTTYAIIVILKMMLMSPLTSYFRLTRKVFANLEDSKLVSPILDKALVRVDPAVERVRRCHLNDLENVIPFLAVGFLYALTGPELSTALLHYRIFAGARIFHTFAYILAFPQPCRALGFMVGLLVTVHMAFRVLGSVLLL; encoded by the exons ATGATGGACAGCGAAATCCTCCGAGCCTTCACCACGTACGCCATCATTGTCATCTTGAAGATGATGCTGATGTCACCCTTGACCTCCTACTTTCGTTTGACAAGGAAG GTCTTCGCAAACTTAGAAGACAGCAAGTTAGTTTCCCCCATCCTCGACAAAGCGCTGGTGCGTGTGGATCCTGCTGTAGAACGTGTGCGCAG GTGTCACCTGAATGACCTGGAGAACGTCATCCCCTTCCTGGCAGTGGGCTTCCTCTATGCTCTGACCGGACCTGAGCTCTCCACCGCTCTGCTTCACTACCGGATCTTTGCTGGCGCTCGCATCTTTCACACCTTCGCCTACATCCTCGCTTTCCCGCAGCCGTGCCGGGCTTTGGGCTTCATGGTTGGCCTGTTGGTCACTGTCCACATGGCCTTCAGGGTCCTGGGCTCTGTGCTCCTCCTCTGA
- the LOC128757639 gene encoding microsomal glutathione S-transferase 1-like: MAGLLEDQVFMAYTTYAAIVVVKMMLMSPLTAYFRMTRKAFANEEDVAIRGKSEEEKKRMLKPNADVERVRRCHLNDMENIIPFVLIGFSYALTGPELSTALLHFRIFAGSRIFHTISYVGAFPQPCRGLSFIVGLLATFSMAYRVLSTILVL, translated from the exons ATGGCCGGCCTCTTGGAAGATCAGGTGTTCATGGCGTACACTACCTACGCCGCCATTGTTGTCGTGAAGATGATGCTGATGTCACCACTGACTGCATACTTCCGCATGACCCGAAAG GCTTTTGCAAATGAGGAAGACGTGGCAATACGTGGCAagtctgaggaggagaagaagaggatgtTGAAGCCCAATGCTGATGTCGAGCGTGTGCGAAG ATGTCACCTGAACGACATGGAGAACATCATTCCCTTCGTGTTAATCGGCTTCTCCTATGCTCTGACCGGGCCGGAACTCTCCACCGCTCTGCTGCACTTCCGTATCTTCGCCGGATCTCGCATCTTCCACACCATCTCGTACGTCGGTGCCTTCCCTCAACCCTGCCGAGGTCTGTCCTTCATTGTGGGGCTGCTGGCCACCTTCTCCATGGCCTACAGAGTCCTGAGCACCATCCTGGTTCTCTAA